From Gadus macrocephalus chromosome 16, ASM3116895v1:
TATTTAATAACCCTATGTTTAAAAGACACAAAACGTAACAATTGACAATTACaacgtacatttttttaatatctAATATGtagatagaaaataaaaaatgtaacgtAAATCCTGTATTGTTACATTGCTTTTGTCTAAATTAGCTtattgattatttattaaacTTCAGACTGGGTGACCTTaacaatataaaaacacacatctgTATTGTTAAGTGTATTGGTTGTAACATCAAGGCAATGGCCTTATCAATTAAAGGAAAGAGGATTAGTTAGTGATTAAtgatttcattatttatttattttatttaccatTTTCAAAGTAAACAATTTCTAATTTCTCTAAAATGACCTTGTCCAAATCGAAAAAGAGGGGATACAACTGGAAGAATGCACACTTTTCAGAAAGGGTCCCTTGCTTGTGTTTGCATTATCGCTGGGAACGAGCACTTGGCAAGCAGGGCCCGGCCCCTGCCATGTCAGGAGATGCATGGCATTTAGCAGTTTGCCATTTTTACTCAGGAGGGAAACTGACGGAAGCGGAATACAAATGTTTGAGATTATGATGACTCAGCATAACCGCGACCATTGCTGCATGATACCActcctcatctccataggagAAGACAGCAACCGCAAGGCTGCTCCAAAGTCCAGCATATTAGTTTACTCTTCAATTCAGAAGACAATGAAACAAGAAGGGAATTAATTATGTATACAGGATGACTAAAGGCCTTGTCGTGCTCATGAGCGATCACAATGAAGTGTATCTGGTGGTGTGCAGTAGATGACAGTTCTGAGTTGTGTAGCAAAAACCCATTACTTACTCAATTACAAACTATGTTTTTTATAATGCAGATATACAAATCCAGAATACTATCCAAAATATGGAATGTTTAACCTGCTtacgcatgcacccacacacacacacacaccaaaaaacaccccaacaggcacgcacgcatgcaaatacacacttgcacactaagcacgcacacaggcatacaccaagcacgcatgcacacacacacacacacacacacacacacacacacacacacacatacacgcacacacacacacacgcacgcacgcacgcacgcacgcacacacacaaacacacagatacaataatacacacacaaacacacacacaaacaaacacacacacacacacagacaaacacacacacacacacagacaaacacacacacacacacacacacacacaaacaaacacacacacacacacacacacacagacaaacacacacacacacacacacacacacacacacacacacacacacacacacacacacacacacacacacacacacagatacaaacacacacacaaacaaacacacgcattcacCCCTTAACGGCTCCAATTAGCTTAACCTGTTTTGCCATCTGGGAAGACAAAGGTTTGACAAAAGTGTAAACTGAATCAATTGACATGAGGATAGaaaaagtatttatttatttattcattcatttattcattctaaTATGAGTTATAATAATGATAGTAATAATATATTAAACgtatatagtgcttttctaaATGCTCAAAGACCGTTACAgagtgaacacaaaataaaataatttaataagAACCTATATAAGTAAAAAGATAAAATAggataaaataaataggtagCTAAAAAACTAAAATGGGTAGATACAACTAGGAATAACCGTCTAACTTTCTTTGGGACcttcattcatttttatttcagtCACTTTTATCTCCCCATGGGGCTgacaatgtgtgtatgtgtttgggtgtAGTGTTGAGTGATGTTTGATTTTTTTATATGTGTTGCATTTACTTGTAACTAGAGACTGCGGATGTTAATTAACCTATAGCGCTAACTCTGGTGCGATGCATCAAATGGttacatttatgttttaattgcACATGGTCCCTTTCAAATAgaattgaaattgaaattgaattgaaatcgttaaaaggaggaaggggagagaagggaaggaggttaTATGGTGAAAGCAATCTTGAAAAGGTAGGTTTTGAGGGCCTGTTTGAATGATGGGACTGTGTTAGCCTGTCGGATGTGgttggggagggagttccagagggagGGTGtggcaactgagaaggccctgCTGTCACCCCTGTTATATTTAAACTCCGACAATTCTATGCACTTCAACCAAATTGacacatcaaataaaatataaatgtcatCATATTTCAATATATAGTGtgcatcatataatatataaaaagggaAAGACACAAACAATTTTATCTTTAACTTATATTCAATCAAATACTGACTTGTTTTTCCTCAGGCTGGCTGAGAGAAACTATCACAGAAACCAATATTTAATCATTGAATTTCTCAAGGTGCTGATGGGAGAAACTGCTATTGTTTACCGTccacaaaatacatttggttATCAAAGGCTTGGGCCCACCTCTGCCTCTATTGTGTATTGATAATCAATGGTACTAACAATAGTTCTCAACCGATTTATCAATATTTAAAGTGGATCCACAGTCGTTTGTTTGCATGGCTTTGCATAGTGCTCAAACATACTGTAATCCTCAAGATAAAGCGGTAGATGTGATACTAGTTACGCTAATGGCACTTGGTGGAACCACCTGCCTATTGTTGGAGGCATGTCAGAACCTGTCTAATCAGATGGTACCAAAATGTCTGTCAGCCAATTTACACAACAAATTCCACACGTTTACACGTCAAATAGAAATGCCACTAGTCAAGCTGCCCTTCATTTGTTCTAATCTAAATGTTAACATAATAACATTCTAACAATTGAATAGCATTTGCATGTCAGAACCTTGGAACAAGTTAGCCTGTTTATTCATTagtctagccccccccccccccccccccccccgctttgaGCACATATCTACTGTCCAGTAATTGAGCCACCCTCCATCAATTACAGTGGAGAATGCTCCGGATAATAAGGACAATCGTGGTGTTTGCCAACAAGGCCCCGGAATGGTTCTCAACGGCTCGCACAATCCCAGATGAACAATGTGTAGTGAAATCTAACGCCCTGTTCCTCACCTTTGCCTCGAAGGCTGTGAACAAGGACTCCCATTACAATTTCTATTCTTCTCCGCTTAAGCATTCAAAGCATTTTCTCTTGGCATTCATAATACTTCTCCCCTGCCCCATAACTACTAGTATTCCGAGGGGATATTGCCGTTTAGAACTGGGACACAGACTTTCTGTCTTTATCCTCTGTCACGCCACAATCAACCTTCGACGTACACCCAATTTCCCTCGTTCCCATGTCACGTACGTCATTACACGTGTGCACACGCGTACATACAGAATACATGATTGAAacgtcttttttttctctccaaaaGATTGGTCTTTGTCTCTTGCCACACATTTCTTAAAAGGTGCACAGTTCCTTTGTCTGCAGAGTTTTATTCAATCACAACAGACAAAGGCAGGCAGAGGTCGGCCTGGCTCCTGGTGCCAGGCCGCTGTGGGGTAAACACAAGTGGGAGTGCGCTCCCTGTCTTTGTATATATGGGCGTAAACATCACCTGGGGAGCTAGAGCTGGTAGGACATTATAAGAGTGAGCAGGTAGAGGTGTGGAATCATTTTGGAAACAATAGAACACCCCTCAGGACTCACCTGAACCACCAATAGGAATAACGTGGAACGAGCGATTGGACTGTTTCTTAGGATTTAATTGTATTGATCGGACGGATATCAAGCTGTCAGGAGGCTACACACAACATCTATTGAAAGAGGTATGTTTGGATTGAGGTGATTTTCTTTGGGGGtattagaaaaaaaactaaaactgtaAAAGATAAATCCTGTATTATTAAAGTCATTAAAGTTGGATCTTAACACACTATCGCCCCAAAAGATGCATATAATTGTTTCAACAGTTGTTTGATTCTATTTTTGCTTTTTAAAAGTGATGAGTTGAAATCATCAGAGGACATTACTTGCCTCATTAAGTTGTTTCATTGCGGTATATTATGTGATATTAAACCTTTTAGATTGATAGAAACAAACACTTCACAGTGTGGTTTTCcaattattttagtttttctgtCTCTGAACTTAAGCTAGTGCTTTCAGTCTAAACCTCCAGCGCACAATAACAGCATACAGTCAGCTATTAGTCAGAATCCACTAAAGGAACAGAGACCACTACATTTCGAGTGAAATTGAACTTATACAGGATAAGATAAGTTTCCAGGCACGGGTTAATTATCAAAAAGAATCAATCATCATAGCTGTGGGCCTTGGCGATTTTCCTCATGGAATATAGAATATGGAAATGGAAGGTTTTCTGCATCAGGAAGGACATATATCAGCTGCAGTAAAATCACAATGGCAATGGTTAGATTCATAATGAGGACCAGGTTCCATACATTGCGTTTCTAAAACCATGATCCTAAGTTGTGAATACAGTGGTATTCCATTCTCATAGTATGGAAACGTAGGTTCATTTTCTCTTAATTTTCTCTAACCCTACAACTATTTAACATGCATATTGTCTTCCCTGAATCCGCCAGACGAAATGTGTGGATTCTTCCAGAGGCACCTCCAGAATAGGCTGTTGGAACGAAGAATTCGTAGAAATAGGTTAGTGACCAAAGATGGCCGCTGCAACATCGAGTTTGGCAACGTGATGTACAGCAACCACTTTGCCTTCATCGCAGACTTCTGGACCACATTTGTGGAGATCCGTTGGCGCTtcgtcctcttcttcttcattgCTGCCTTCACCCTCAGCTGGTTCATCTTTGGTCTTCTATGGTACTGGATTGCCCGTAGCAACGGAGACCTATCATGGCAGAACCCGCCCGACGGCCATACGCCATGCGTGGACAACGTGCAGGGACTCACCGCCTCTTTCCTCTACTCCCTGGAAACGCAGACCACCATCGGCTACGGCGGCCGCGCCATCACCCCTCTCTGCCCGGGGGCAGTCGCCCTCATCGTCATCCAGTCCCTGATCGGAGCCATCGTCAACTGTTTCATGTGCGGCATCATCCTGTCCAAAATCTCCTTGCCTAAAAAGAGAGCCAAGACCATCACCTTCAGCGAAATGGCCGTCATTTGTCCCAAGAAGGGCACCCTGTGCCTCTCCATCCGTGTGGCCAACATGCGGAAAACTCTGATGATCGGGAGCCAGATCTACGGCAAGCTGCTGAGGACAACCCACCCGGCAGACGGGGAGACCATCATCATGGACCAGGTGAACATCGACTTCACggtggaaggagggaaggacaACCTGTTCTTCGTGTGTCCCCTCACGCTCTACCACGTGATCGACAGGAACAGCCCCTTCTTCGAGATGGCCGTGGACACCCTGCACAGGCAGGAGTTTGAGCTGGTGGTGTTTCTGGACGGCACAGCGGAGTCCACCAGCTCCTCGTGCCAGGTGCGCACCTCCTTCATCCCTAGGGAGATCATGTGGGGCTATGACTTCCTCCCCATCATCTCCAGGAGCAAGCAGGGCAAGTACAGGGTGGACTTCTCGAACTTCTCCAGGGTAGTGCCTGTGACCACTGCACACTGTGTCTGCTGTTTCCACAACCTCAAAGGGCACCATCTCCACTCCAGGGAAGGACAGGTCAATCAGGGGTTTGAGGCCATTGATATTTCTGAGCAGCACCCTACAGTCACCAAGATGTGAGACAGCCTTTTGTTCGGGGGAAATATGAATTCTGTTGCGTATATGAAAGACAAGAACGATGTGTGACAGCAGGTGCCAAGAATCACAATGCAAGTGAAGAAATTGTAGCCTACAGTCGGCCAAGCCATTGTGATGTATTTGTATGTAACGCATGGCTGTTCCTGTCAgaccacagaaagagagagaaagcaaaccgATCAGCAATGATAATAATGCTCTGAATTGAAAGGATGAGGAATGCTTGGATTGAGTGGTTTGACCGAAAGGATATTGAAATATATCCTGCCACTTGTCCTTGGGAAATTCCTGACCATCTTGTTACTGAAAGCCTTTAACTTTTTTCACCGTAGCCTTTTAGAAAATTTTAAGAAAGTTGCTAATTTATTCTTGTCATTGTCTGTATGCGTGTTTTTTAGAGACCAAAGTGtgaacattcattcattttaaacaatagGAGTTCCTATTATCCTTTCTTTGTTATTTGCCTGGAAAGACTGTGAGAAAAACGCTCTTATGAATACACTTAATGGATGGCTGATTGcagcaataaataatatatgaaAGTCATTACTTAATGCTTTGGACCTTagataataaattaaatgttatttttgcaCTGACAGAAATTGCTCTATGTGATATTCTGTTCCAACCAAGCTATTGCAGTACTTCACATCTGTGTTCAGAAAggtcaaataaacaaaacaacaggTGCAATCCCCTGTTCATGCTTTTCATCTCTAAAACAAAGCAAAGTTGTGACAGCAAATAAATTCTGAGCACGACAGGATGCAATTGTTGGAGAAAAGAAGACAATTAGTTTAGGTATTTATCATAACGTCCAGATGCTAAAAGCATCTTTCCCGATACTGCTCTTGTTATTTGTCACAGAGAAATTGAATTTGTGATTATACTCTTGAGCTTGTTTAGGGTAGAGGAAATGCACGTTGGCCATACCATACTACAGCAATAGCAAGCATACCAATAGGAACCAGGAGGCAagtaagaaaaatatataattatagaataaatacataaatcacGATACACAGTATTGTGTAATCACAGTAAATGAGCATTGAGTATACGCTTAGCTTAAAAATCTCAAAACGAATGTTTGCAGTTGTTATGATAATTACTAATAAACCACATGTCTAATTGccctatttaaatatatttagttTGAAATTAATTCAAAGAGCAAGATAATAAGATAAGCCAGTCAAATGTTGAACCTTGCACGCTGCCTACTCATCGTAAATCTATTAAATAGCACCAGAAGTTAAAGCCTGGCCTCTTGTGGCTGAAACATGTATCACAAATGTAAACTTTTCACTTCCAAAGGTATGTTGTTAGTTATTAAACAACACATATACTGAGATATCCAACCACCAGTTATTAAAGACTTAATCTGTGGAATGCATGTAAAGCGTCTGTTCCATTTGATTGTTAGTTAATTTAAGTTAACTCCATTACATGTCCTGTCAATAACATTATTAAATTAAGGAGAATGTGTTTATGCAAAAATTGAGTGGGAATAAAATGTTCTGATGCACAAAGGCTTTAAACCAGACAATATCCTGAATGGCTTATTTTGTAggataataaatgacaattaaaAAGGAGACAGCAGAAAATAGCCAAGTGTTGCCTTTAGGGAGTACTAATGCATTTtacttatttaaatattttcatAAGTTGTTATGCTTCAATACAATTGACACAACAGACAATATACTTTGAGAggtaaaaacatttatttggtcACATTTTTCCTATACAAAAGCCCTTTTTCAAAAGGTATTACTTAATAGATTgcagaaataaaaataataataataataataatacattggttAATTGtaaattatacatatatatatatatgtatatatatatttgatctcCAAAATACATTGCATATAATAAGTAGCACGGTTCCCTTTTCAATAATTATTTTTAGACACATGAATGGGTACAGATTTAGAATAAATTCTAAAAAATGCTACAAATTACATGTTCCCTTCCGATTGACTTGTCTAAAGCTATGGAACTTAAAGAAAAGCTGATTAACATTGTTGGTAATgttttgcatattttgttgagCAGATTGTAAGGCACATGGAAAGCTGCCAAATCTATGGGTTATTGTGCATGAGAAGtgatttcaaaatgaaaatgaacCACAATCAATATATGAAGATTACAGAGTTAAACATAATTTCCCTTAAATTGGCTTTTGAAATAAGAAGCAGGCATCTGTGGTATtagcaacaacaaaaagaaacaaatctTGTGCACTTCAAGGCACGGAGCACGTTACAAATCAAATTtcgaaaataataaaaatcacaTGAAACATTAAAGTAAAAATGTATTGCCCAAATGTACAGATATAAAATGTTGAACAAACTACGTAGCAGAAATGGACTCAAAAGGTTTGCATTTTTGACCGAGGTCAACTCGTATTAATTCTCTTGATTTTTCTTTATACTGTGTCACATATGAAAATAACTCTGCATAATTTATACAGTAAGTTGCTTTAATGCCTAGTTGAATGATGCTTACAAAATAATAGAACATAGGTCTGACAAACGCACAGCGTTCGCGAATCTGAGGATTTCTTTGTTTCATCTTGTCATACTTAATTTGTTTGGTTCTTTGACAAACGACTCATTCCTAAGCAATTCATTGTTCAAGTGTCCATTTTCAGATATTTCAAAAGAAATACTTTGCCAtcgaaaaataacaaaaaaaatcacCTGATGATGGATTAGGGTCAAATCCTGACTTGAGACACGTGCATCTTGCTGATCAGTGAGGAACTTAAAATAGGTAGCAAATTCCTGCTCTCAAACCAAGCTCATGCCCTGGTGGAATGGAAACGGAGTCATGATGGGTGACCACCGACCGGCCCGGAATAGAGGAGGGAAGCAATGATGATAACTGTGGCTGTCAAAGTGCACTTCAAAACCCAACGTTGACAGATTCAGGGCCAGATAAAATAGGCTAGATATGGTAGATTTCTACATCGTCACGGTCTACAGGGACCAGTTCACAAAGTAATGATGGAATCGTATGTTAAGGCACTTGGGATTAAATGCACCAAAGTTGCAAGTGTATACATTAAATCTACACTTTATTTTGAATTCCAGATGAAAGGCCCTGAGTGCAAAATAACCTACTCTTGACTTGCTGGTGAGAGAATGAAAACATCTGACAACCTTTTCATTTTGCTTCTTGGCACTCCATTCCAAATGTTTCACAAGCAAACCCCAACACATTCACATTAATACTTACTTAGTTCATAAGCCAACCCTCTGGGAATGACTCGCTTGGAAGACAAACAACGCGTCCACATTTGAACAGCCTTGGTGTGTGGGGCCTCGCTGGAAACATCAGACCTGGGATGAATTTCTCTAACAAATTGCTTCACTTACTTTGTGAATGAGCTTCTCCAGCGAAAGGGAACCAAAGGCCCAGCCcagaaaacaaatgaaaaacaaataaaatacatcgCCGTCATATAATCCAGACATGCTAGAGCAAACAAAGTATTTAAAAGGATTACGACAAAAGTAAGTGAACCCGGCCGGCAAAACATACAGCGCTTCTGTCTTTGGCATTTAACTCTTCTCTAGCTTTCCAGTTTGGAGGATAAGATAAACGGTTACATCACATATTTGTTGCCAAAATGTCATTCAGTGCTGAGAAAAGTCAACGAGATTCAAAGGACTCCACACATACATAAAGGGGAcctgggagatggagagagaagcagGTAGAGacattggggtggggggggggggggagggatggggggtgggtgggttgtCCAGCCAGTTGCAAGGAAACCAGCAACATGACTATCTTAGGATGAAAGTATAAAATAGGCAGCTATGCACATGCATACTATACATGAATGTACTGAGGGAGATGTCGATTAAGAGCCGTGAAGACTAGGCTCATGTCTGCTAGCGGTGGGTCAAGcgcagggggggtggggtgggggggagtggaggtgagggagcaggcctctggatgctctctctccccgtggGGTAGGGTATAGGTACGAGTGGGTGTCTGTGAGAGTTGGGTCTGGACGGGACACTTATGGGTCCCATCTGTGCCTCTTTCCCCGAAAAAGACAGGGAAGGAGAAAGgcacaggaaacacagactcaCGTCCAAGGTAGAAACAAACATGGAAACATTTGCGAGTCTCATAAGGTTAAGTAGTATTCCATTTTTTTGGACCATAACATCcagttatttctttttttatttctacacataaatgtgtatatagattgtatatatatatatatatatgtatatatacatatatatatataaaataatcctTCAATCCTCCAAAATCTTCCTTCATGAAGCCGTTTGGAAGCAGACTTTCTGCAGAGCCCACTGGCCGTGCATCTAGGGGTAAAAGGCGTCGTTGGTTCTGTTGTCATTTGAGTGCAGGTCAGTGAACATGGAACGTTCATCGTAGAAAACCatgagcggggagggggggtgggggaggggctaaGGCGACAAGGACTATTGCAGAACACTTGTGGGTCAGGATTAGAAGGTTTATTttttgggcgggggggggctttaGTAGTAACTTCCCAGGTGGGACGGGACGTGGGAGTTGGGGTGGCGCGGCACGTTGGGGTTGGGGTAGATCCCCGCCGTGGGCGagctccagtagggggcgctgggtCCGAAGAAGTTGGAGGAGCTGACGGGCATGGGAGGACGGGTGCTGGGACACAAAGTTGACCTTCTGCTGGTGGGCGTGGTAGGAGGGCACGTAGGCCAGGTCCGCGGGGTACTTGTACATGGACGACTCGGTGGGGTGCGGCTGCAGGGCCTGGGCGATGCCGTGGAAGTCGAACTTGTAGGCGTAGCGCTTGCCGTGCACCTTGGTCATGATGTTCTTGTCGTAGTAGTAGCGCAGCGCGCGGCTCAGCTTGTCGTAGTTCATGTTGGGCTTGCTCTTGCGCTCGCCCCAGCGCCGCGCCACCTCGTCGGGGTCCGTCATCTTGAACTCCCCGTTGGTGCCCTCCCAGGTGATGCAGCCCGCGTTGGCGCTGTCCGACAGCAGCTCCAGGAGGAACTGCCACAGCTGGATCTGGCCggagcctggggagggagggggggggacgggacacacacacagggggtcaGGCAGGGTGGGGTGCATATCCATGGGGGAGTGGCTTCTGATACATTTGCACTGCTTTTTTCTACAAGATATGGAAAATATATAGAAATGAACATAAGCAAAGCATTTCTTAAGTAGGCCTAGCCTGTCAAAAGATGTTACAAAGCCTAATTACGCTGAATGACCATGGCTGATGTGTCTTACCTGGATTGGCAAGGCGACTACTGGTAGGCCCGAGAATCTGGTAAGGATCTGTAGGGAAAGATGCAATGAACACTGTTACCCAGCTTGATAAATATAAAAACAGTCCCCAAAAAAGAGACTATTAAAGGAAAAAgcgaataaaatataaaaaatgagTTTTCTTGTTGGCATGTTGTTCGCTGTTTTTAATTTGCGTTGAACGAGGGCTGTGCGTTCAAAGAGGCTGTACTTCAGTCCCTCGTGCATAGAGGCTGTACTTGACCATGATCTTCAGCCACAACTGAGTCTATTCTGTCATCAATTCGAAGTAATGTTGATACTTAAACACAAGGAGACTTTAAAACAGCAGTGCTCACCAGTCATCTGATACCCACCAGCACACCAAGGgcgcactgtgtgtgtattaaggttGGGTGTGCATACAGTGAACTGTTACCTGGCTGAGCTCTGGGCTGCTCTGCAGTCTTGTTGGACCCGTTCTGGCTGACGACTGGCGAGCCTGTCGAGAAGCAACAGTacccatgaggaggaggaggaggaagaggaggaggaggagcaggaggagcaggaggagcagaaggtggtggatgaggaggggaggaggaggaggagatggaagaggtggtggaggaggaggaatggatgaaaaaggagaggaagaggtggaggaggagaagggggtgaaggagaaggagggagtgaaaaaaggagggaaaggaggaggaggatataaGAGGTCGGGATGGAAAGTTCAGGGATGCAGAACCAGAGCGAACAAgatgaacagatgaagcagaaagaagaagaagacgaagattAAAGAAAACAAAGAGACAAATTCCCCAAAAAAGAGGGACAAAGTAGACATTGCGAGATAAAGAGCAAAGGAGGTGATTTGAAgataagaaagagagagtgagggaaagaagagagagaagagagagagagagagagagagagagagagagagaggagagagagagagatagagagagagagagagagatgagagagagagatgagagagagagagagagagagagagagagagagagagtgggagtcaACATCAATGGGAGGTTGTGGATAAGCTACATCACGATGGCATGTCAGCAGTGGTTTCCAAGAAAACAAGTTCAGTAGCTGGTGCTCTTAAGCGGCTGTGAGGGTTTAATCTTTGGTGGTCCGCCCCACAGTACATGTCTGGACTCTGTGGATCTTGGAACTGCTCTGGAATGGACCAGACTTGGGTAAAATAGTGTTGTAGGAGAGAGATTGCAATGGTTTTCGCTTTGTAACCACAGTGGAGTTACCCAGTGGGTGGAACATTGGGCACAGCCTTTTTACTGACACTGGCAGCAATGTCTGTGGCACAGTGAGTTGTGCTGAGTCCAACCCTACCCACTTTAAGCATGTCGgctgaaacacacacgtatTGGAAATACTGCAGACGGATTGAATGTGATCAAAGCGTATACATCAGAATCAATGTGTGTTCTCACCTTTTCCACTGTGCATATTGTTTGACCATCCTGTTCGCCGTACAGCATCATATGAGgtgtctgggagagagagagaaagtggagagagagagagagagagagagagagagagagagagagagagagagagagagagagagagagagagagagagagagagagggagagagagagagagagagagaaagagaggagagagagagagagagagagagagagatttatttACACTCTTGTCTCGAAATATTTGCATAGTGTCAAAATAAAGACTTGGGTAAAGGTAGTTAACGTTTagtgacatgcacacacatatatcccTGGAATATAACGTAATATATATACCAGGACATTGAGGAGTCAAGGGTactcacaaacaaaaacaaacacacac
This genomic window contains:
- the LOC132473928 gene encoding ATP-sensitive inward rectifier potassium channel 1-like, with product MCGFFQRHLQNRLLERRIRRNRLVTKDGRCNIEFGNVMYSNHFAFIADFWTTFVEIRWRFVLFFFIAAFTLSWFIFGLLWYWIARSNGDLSWQNPPDGHTPCVDNVQGLTASFLYSLETQTTIGYGGRAITPLCPGAVALIVIQSLIGAIVNCFMCGIILSKISLPKKRAKTITFSEMAVICPKKGTLCLSIRVANMRKTLMIGSQIYGKLLRTTHPADGETIIMDQVNIDFTVEGGKDNLFFVCPLTLYHVIDRNSPFFEMAVDTLHRQEFELVVFLDGTAESTSSSCQVRTSFIPREIMWGYDFLPIISRSKQGKYRVDFSNFSRVVPVTTAHCVCCFHNLKGHHLHSREGQVNQGFEAIDISEQHPTVTKM
- the fli1 gene encoding LOW QUALITY PROTEIN: Friend leukemia integration 1 transcription factor (The sequence of the model RefSeq protein was modified relative to this genomic sequence to represent the inferred CDS: deleted 1 base in 1 codon) codes for the protein MDGTIKEALSVVSEDQSLFEPPYAAAAPLPKTDMTASGTQDYGQTHKINPLPPQQEWINQPVRVNVKREYEHMNGSRESPVDCSVGKCNKLVGVNDISQMNYGNYMDEKNAPPPNMTTNERRVIVPADPSLWSQDHVRQWLEWAIKEYGLLEMDTAMFQNTDGKELCKMSKEDFLRLTTMYNAEVLLSHLNYLRESSLSLSLSLSLSLSLSPLSLSLPDTSYDAVRRTGWSNNMHSGKGSPVVSQNGSNKTAEQPRAQPDPYQILGPTSSRLANPGSGQIQLWQFLLELLSDSANAGCITWEGTNGEFKMTDPDEVARRWGERKSKPNMNYDKLSRALRYYYDKNIMTKVHGKRYAYKFDFHGIAQALQPHPTESSMYKYPADLAYVPSYHAHQQKVNFVSQHPPPMPVSSSNFFGPSAPYWSSPTAGIYPNPNVPRHPNSHVPSHLGSYY